In one Plasmodium falciparum 3D7 genome assembly, chromosome: 14 genomic region, the following are encoded:
- a CDS encoding 1-acyl-sn-glycerol-3-phosphate acyltransferase, putative has translation MEIDVKKKYKHSNILIRLILTIYIYIVMFLTLSFSLICQLSSLVIFFPLFLYSKKAKLYILGLCIQFGAYLLCSFINPFWKLVIIRKSKKKYEPTNTILFINHLSSVDPWVVNATTFPWPIKFVFKSSLLKVPIGGQALYFSGSIPLHFTKDKGGWGVKQGEVQKIMNICKEYQDMNIPLAIFPEGTRSVQGHLQLFKSGFFRFAIENNCEILPCALHGTNKVWPLKSSLFDKGTIYFSFGEPFKPTPGMTYEELRDKTRMIMYEMIKEFPDYDPEVDTLAKEFSQARGHGF, from the exons ATGGAAATTGatgtaaagaaaaaatataaacatagcAATATTCTAATTAGGCTAATTTtaactatttatatttatatagtaaTGTTTCTTACTTTAAGTTTTTCCTTGATTTGTCAATTATCGAGTttagtaatattttttccattgtttttatatagtaaaaaagcaaaattatatattttaggaCTTTGTATCCAATTTGGAGCATACTTGC tctGTTCATTTATAAATCCATTTTGGAAATTAGTAATTATAAGGAAAAGcaaaaagaaatatgaacCAACAAATacaattttgtttattaatcATTTATCATCTGTTGACCCATGGGTAGTTAATGCAACTACATTTCCATGGCCCATAAAATTTGTTTTCAAAAGTTCCTTGTTAAAAGTCCCTATAGGTGGACAagcattatatttttcaggAAGTATACCACTTCATTTTACAAAAGATAAAGGTGGATGGGGAGTAAAACAAGGTGAAgtacaaaaaattatgaatatatgtaAAGAATATCAAGATATGAATATTCCTCTAGCTATATTTCCTGAAGGTACAAGATCTGTTCAGGGACATTTGCAATTATTTAAATCAGGATTTTTTAGATTTGCtatagaaaataattgtGAAATATTACCCTGTGCATTACATGGTACCAACAAAGTATGGCCTCTTAAATCTTCCTTGTTTGATAAAGGAaccatttatttttcttttggtGAACCTTTTAAACCTACACCTGGTATGACATATGAAGAATTAAGAGATAAAACTAGAATGATTATGTATGAAATGATAAAGGAGTTCCCAGATTATGACCCGGAG gtcGATACATTGGCAAAAGAGTTTTCCCAAGCAAGAGGACATGGattttaa
- a CDS encoding pre-mRNA-splicing factor CWC24, putative, whose product MFKKRFVGNVKNRKKTEDIKDGEDKEKQEEEEKKTNEENTKKENDNSNDSSLMDANDMFNKKKRVLEEDHEISDDDVVCKYFFKKKLKKMNEENSLLLRKKQNKLIHCKSEDITQSNTLTEDRIYKGDFSGSKNYGSYEIDQDIKNDHRSIMERNIKIGEEILKGNLKDNIYRGKDAHEKAIMIKKDSLAKNKYTGLYGPVRSSGSNVRVTLRIDYEPCICKDYKETGYCGFGDTCIYLHDRSDYKSGWKIEQEYEQKRKRDEALRKEKMEKWNEKMLKKLKEKEERLNNHHNNLNDNNINNDQYSDEHENNSNQSNLSSCSHNDNNSDTNSVDSDTSLPFACIKCKKKWKIEMNPSVTECMHYFCEKCFIDMFQKNKKCFKCGLQLNGIMNTAQNIIDILNKRKTVK is encoded by the coding sequence ATGTTTAAGAAAAGGTTTGTAGGTAATGTGAAGAACAGGAAAAAAACAGAAGACATAAAAGATGGCGAAGATAAAGAAAAgcaagaagaagaagaaaaaaaaacaaatgaagaaaatacaaAGAAAGAGAATGATAATTCAAATGATTCTTCTTTAATGGACGCAAATGAtatgtttaataaaaaaaaaagagtatTAGAAGAAGATCATGAAATTAGTGATGATGATGTggtatgtaaatatttttttaagaagaaattaaaaaaaatgaatgaagAGAATTCATTacttttaagaaaaaaacaaaataaattaatacattGCAAAAGTGAAGATATTACCCAATCAAATACATTAACAGAAGATAGAATATATAAGGGTGATTTTAGTGGCTCGAAAAATTATGGATCATATGAAATAGATCAAGATATAAAGAATGATCATAGATCTATAATGGaaaggaatataaaaataggtgaagaaatattaaaaggaaacttaaaagataatatatatagaggaAAAGATGCCCATGAAAAAGCTATAATGATTAAAAAAGATAGTTTAgcaaaaaacaaatatactGGGTTATATGGACCTGTACGTAGTAGTGGTTCCAATGTTAGAGTTACTCTACGTATTGATTATGAACCTTGTATATGTAAAGATTATAAAGAAACTGGATATTGTGGTTTTGGTGAtacatgtatttatttacatgATCGAAGTGATTATAAAAGTGGATGGAAAATCGAACAAGAATATGAACAAAAACGAAAAAGAGATGAAGCattaagaaaagaaaaaatggaaaaatggAATGAAAAGATgttaaagaaattaaaagaaaaagaagaaagattaaataatcatcataataatctaaatgataataatataaataatgatcaaTATTCTGATGAACatgaaaataattcaaaTCAATCTAATTTATCTTCTTGTTcacataatgataataattcagACACAAATTCAGTGGATAGTGATACTTCTCTTCCATTTGCATgtataaaatgtaaaaaaaaatggaaaatagAAATGAATCCAAGTGTTACTGAATGTATGCATTATTTTTGtgaaaaatgttttattgatatgtttcaaaaaaataaaaaatgttttaagTGTGGTTTACAACTTAATGGTATTATGAATACGGCCCAAAATAttattgatatattaaataagagAAAAACagtaaaatga
- a CDS encoding dephospho-CoA kinase, putative: MFLKFFLDKCILCFLALGSIPIGYINRKNKFRKIENQKYALFSSIVMNSFLIYLNKFFGILGIFNFFLGNYLCLIGITGGIAVGKSTFCNFLKKKDVVVINADEITSKIYTKDSICYKKIVKHFGENILNNDKSINRTLLRKIVFNNEENVKYINKITHTYIILQIIKECLKYKFLYFKYNVAIEAPLLIETKLYLLTSPVILLKSSVRNQIKRILSRDKNCTYDTAMGIIKNQLPTDEKIKYADIIINNDGDILDLQMKCDVVYNKYLKNFFF; this comes from the exons ATGTTTTTAAAATTCTTTCTTGATAAATGTATTTTATGTTTCCTGGCTTTGGGTTCGATTCCAAttggatatataaatagaaagAATAAGTTTAGGAAAATTGAAAATCAGAAATATGCCTTATTCAGTTCTATAGTTATGAACAGTTTTTTAATATACCTAAATAAGTTTTTTGGAATATTaggaatatttaatttttttttagggaattatttatgtttaattGGAATAACAGGTGGTATAGCCGTTGGAAAATCAactttttgtaattttttaaaaaaaaaagatgtgGTTGTAATAAATGCTGATGAAATTACTAGTAAGATTTATACAAAAGATTCTATATgctataaaaaaattgtaaaacACTTTggagaaaatattttaaataatgataaaagtaTTAATAGAACCTTATTGAGAAAAATAGTatttaataatgaagaaaatgttaaatatatcaataaaaTTACACATACTTATATTATACTACAAATTATTAAAGAATgcttaaaatataaatttttatattttaaatataatgtagCCATTGAAGCACCTCTATTAATAGAAACGAAATTATATCTATTAACAAGTCCTGTTATACTTTTAAAATCATCTGTAAGAAATCAAATTAAACGTATCTTATCAAGAGATAAAAATTGCACCTATGATACAGCCATGGGTATTATCaa GAATCAGCTACCTACAGATGAAAAGATAAAGTACGcggatattattattaacaatgATGGAGATATATTAGACTTACAAATGAAATGTGATGtggtatataataaatatttaaaaaactttttcttctaa
- a CDS encoding heat shock protein 90, putative, with protein MQNVYVGNKIKFIILYFFCVLFLKDYERSEAFNLARTTEKLNYILNYKTPNRYDLNNNVNKLFFEKQKKKIEFSRKPLNSFNEDVKTIREDISSDSSPVEKYNFKAEVNKVMDIIVNSLYTDKDVFLRELISNASDACDKKRIILENNKLIKDAEVVTNEEIKNETEKEKTENVNESTDKKENVEEEKNDIKKLIIKIKPDKEKKTLTITDNGIGMDKSELINNLGTIAQSGTAKFLKQIEEGKADSNLIGQFGVGFYSSFLVSNRVEVYTKKEDQIYRWSSDLKGSFSVNEIKKYDQEYDDIKGSGTKIILHLKEECDEYLEDYKLKELIKKYSEFIKFPIEIWSEKIDYERVPDDSVSLKDGDKMKMKTITKRYHEWEKINVQLPIWKQDEKSLTENDYYSFYKNTFKAYDDPLAYVHFNVEGQISFNSILYIPGSLPWELSKNMFDEESRGIRLYVKRVFINDKFSESIPRWLTFLRGIVDSENLPLNVGREILQKSKMLSIINKRIVLKSISMMKGLKETGGDKWTKFLNTFGKYLKIGVVEDKENQEEIASLVEFYSINSGDKKTDLDSYIENMKEDQKCIYYISGENKKTAQNSPSLEKLKALNYDVLFSLEPIDEFCLSSLTVNKYKGYEVLDVNKADLKLKKENDQNKSDSLDKQKMEYEILCRWLHNKFSHKVHEVRISDRLINSPALLVQGEMGMSPSMQKYMKQQATAQGISENEMFGGQSANQPVLEINPNHFIIKQLNHLIQIDKMNLQNSEIAEQIFDVASMQGGYTIDDTGLFAKRVIGMMEKNAEQYLMNVQSNISNNTLNNNTSGSEMPQNNSPNELQSEMKSTNGIDDNSNISENKINESSSNQNNIGENSIAEENNIKNIAESDVNKINLGENDVSQNTMHKQDSGLFNLDPSILNSNMLSGSDKTLL; from the coding sequence ATGCAAAATGTTTATGTTgggaacaaaataaaatttataatattgtacTTTTTTTGTGTGTTGTTTTTAAAAGATTATGAAAGAAGCGAAGCTTTTAATTTAGCTCGTACTACGGAGAAATTGaactatatattaaattacaAAACACCGAACAGATATGATTTAAATAacaatgtaaataaattattttttgaaaagcaaaaaaagaaaattgaGTTTAGTAGGAAACCTTTAAATAGTTTTAATGAGGATGTTAAAACCATTAGAGAGGACATATCATCAGATAGTTCCCCTgtggaaaaatataatttcaaAGCAGAGGTTAATAAAGTTATGGATATAATCgttaattctttatatacaGATAAGGATGTATTTTTGAGAGAATTAATTTCGAATGCATCTGATGCGTGTGAtaagaaaagaataatattggaaaataataaattaataaaagatgCTGAAGTAGTTACAAAtgaggaaataaaaaatgaaacagaaaaggaaaaaacagAAAATGTAAATGAATCAAcagataaaaaagaaaacgtggaagaagaaaaaaatgatattaagaaattaataattaaaataaaacctgataaagaaaaaaaaacattaacTATAACTGATAATGGTATAGGTATGGATAAAAGtgaattaattaataatctTGGTACGATAGCTCAATCGGGAACAGctaaatttttaaaacaaataGAAGAAGGAAAAGCAGATAGTAATTTAATAGGACAATTTGGTGTTGGTTTTTATTCTTCTTTTCTAGTATCTAATAGAGTTGAagtatatacaaaaaaagaagatcAAATTTATCGATGGTCTTCAGATTTGAAAGGTAGTTTTAGTgtaaatgaaattaaaaaatatgatcaaGAATATGATGATATTAAGGGTAGTGGAACCAAAATTATTTTACACTTAAAAGAAGAATGTGATGAATATTTAGAagattataaattaaaagaattaattaaaaaatattctgaGTTTATTAAATTCCCAATAGAAATATGGTCAGAAAAAATTGATTATGAAAGGGTTCCAGATGATTCTGTATCATTAAAAGATGGtgataaaatgaaaatgaaaacaatTACAAAACGATATCATGAATGggaaaaaattaatgtaCAATTACCAATATGGAAACAAGATGAAAAATCATTAACAgaaaatgattattatagtttttataaaaatacatttaaaGCATATGATGATCCATTAGCTTATGTTCATTTTAATGTAGAAGGAcaaatttcttttaattccattttatatattccagGTTCTTTACCATGGGAATTaagtaaaaatatgtttGACGAAGAATCTAGAGGAATAagattatatgtaaaaagaGTTTTTATAAATGACAAATTTTCTGAATCTATACCACGTTGGTTAACCTTTCTAAGAGGTATTGTAGATAGTGAAAACTTACCATTAAATGTAGGAAGagaaatattacaaaaatccAAAATGTTatctattataaataaaagaattgtACTCAAAAGTATTAGTATGATGAAAGGATTAAAAGAGACAGGAGGTGATAAATGGACTAAATTTCTTAACACATTTGGTAAATACCTCAAAATTGGTGTTGTagaagataaagaaaatCAAGAAGAAATTGCATCATTAGTCGAATTTTATTCAATTAATAGTGGTGATAAAAAAACAGATCTTGATtcatatatagaaaatatgaaagaagatcaaaaatgtatttattatatctcaggagaaaataaaaaaaccgCTCAGAATTCTCCTTCTTTAGAAAAATTGAAAGCATTAAATTATgatgttttattttctttagaACCAATTGATGAATTTTGTTTATCCTCTCTAACcgttaataaatataaaggatATGAAGTCTTAGATGTAAATAAAGCCGACCTTaagttaaaaaaagaaaatgatcaAAATAAATCCGACAGTTTAGATAAACAGAAAATggaatatgaaatattatgtaGATGGCtacataataaattttcGCATAAAGTACATGAAGTACGAATTTCAGATCGTTTGATAAATTCACCTGCTTTATTAGTTCAAGGTGAAATGGGTATGTCACCTTCTAtgcaaaaatatatgaaacaaCAAGCCACCGCTCAAGGCATATCAGAAAATGAAATGTTTGGAGGCCAATCCGCAAATCAACCAGTATTAGAAATTAATCCTaaccattttattataaaacaatTAAATCATTTAATACAAATTGATAAAATGAATTTACAAAATTCAGAAATTGCTGAACAAATATTTGATGTTGCATCAATGCAGGGAGGATATACTATAGATGATACCGGTCTCTTTGCCAAAAGAGTTATAGGCATGATGGAAAAAAATGCTGAACAATATTTAATGAATGTACAAAGTAATATATCAAACaatacattaaataataatacatctgGTTCGGAAATGCCACAAAACAATTCTCCAAATGAATTACAAAGTGAAATGAAATCAACAAATGGAATTGatgataatagtaatataagcgaaaataaaattaatgaaagCAGTTCCAATCAAAATAACATAGGCGAAAATAGCATTgctgaagaaaataatataaagaacatAGCTGAGAGTGAtgtgaataaaataaatttaggTGAAAATGATGTGAGCCAAAATACTATGCATAAACAGGATTCCGGTTTATTTAATTTAGATCCAAGTATTTTAAATAGTAATATGCTCAGTGGTTCTGATAAAACACTATTATAG
- a CDS encoding calmodulin-like protein, whose amino-acid sequence MNEKPYIPIIEKLNNEKNPNFYICGNGYIAPLDIKNLKKISNTEKKNLQRVFSMMDKDNTGKISVCNLHDILHRYNYKISKSEVERMIWEFDDNMDNCLDYDEIYFLYLRCVNDKKKQVPSDLYNIIQFFMFDYEMNGYITVEKTLQILYVRFGREKMDQEVQEIFGDKYEDESGVEKQIFLKEYLENEKKRIRKYRSENPKKGGKS is encoded by the exons atgaatGAAAAACCTTATATACCAATaattgaaaaattaaataatgaaaagaatcctaatttttatatttgtggAAATGGATATATAGCTCCATTAGACATCAAGaatttaaagaaaatttCCAACACAGAGAAGAAAAACTTACAGCGAGTTTTTAGTATGATGGATAAAGATAATACTGGGAAAATATCTGTTTGTAACCTTCATGATATTCTACATAGATATAATTACAAAATTTCAAag agTGAAGTAGAAAGAATGATATGGGAATTTGAcgataatatggataattgTTTAGATTATGATgaaatatactttttatatttgagaTGTGTGAATGATAAGAAAAAGCAAGTACCTAGTGACCTCTACAATATTAttcaattttttatgtttgaTTATGAAATGAATGGATATATAACAGTAGAAAAAACTTTGCAAATATTGTATGTACGTTTTGGTAGGGAAAAAATGGACCAAGAAGTTCAGGAAATTTTTGGAGATAAATATGAAGACGAATCGGGAGtagaaaaacaaatattcTTAAAGGAATatttagaaaatgaaaaaaagagaaTACGTAAATATAG AAGTGAAAATCCTAAAAAGGGAGGAAAAtcatga